In the genome of Bradyrhizobium arachidis, one region contains:
- a CDS encoding ABC transporter permease: protein MRRNGPLALIFHTIFVIVMVAPILVVCLVAFTPEGFLSLPTNGFSLRWFRTIANYPEFIHAFWVSLGLGALSSLVALLFAVPAALAIARYRFRGRDALAALFLSPLMIPHVVLGIAFLRFFTSAGLGGSFAALIIAHVIIVFPFALRLTLAAATGMDRTVEMAAVSLGAGGWTLFRRVTLPLILPGVISGWALAFIQSFDDLTMTVFLAAPGTETLPVRMFLYIQDNIDPLVTSVSACVIAITMTALILLDRFYGLDRVLAGKGGDTGR from the coding sequence ATGAGACGGAACGGGCCGCTCGCGCTGATCTTCCACACCATCTTCGTCATCGTCATGGTGGCGCCGATCCTGGTCGTGTGCCTCGTTGCCTTCACGCCGGAAGGCTTCCTGTCGCTGCCGACCAACGGCTTCTCGCTGCGCTGGTTCAGGACCATCGCGAACTACCCGGAATTCATCCACGCCTTCTGGGTCAGCCTCGGCCTCGGTGCGCTGTCGTCTCTCGTCGCGCTGCTGTTCGCGGTGCCGGCGGCGCTCGCGATCGCGCGCTATCGCTTCCGCGGGCGCGATGCGCTTGCCGCGCTGTTCCTCTCGCCGCTGATGATCCCGCACGTCGTGCTCGGCATCGCCTTCCTGCGCTTCTTCACCTCGGCCGGCCTCGGCGGCAGCTTTGCCGCGCTGATCATCGCGCATGTCATCATCGTGTTTCCGTTCGCGCTGCGGCTGACGCTGGCGGCAGCGACCGGTATGGACCGCACGGTCGAGATGGCAGCAGTCTCGCTCGGCGCCGGCGGCTGGACGCTGTTTCGTCGCGTGACCCTGCCGCTGATCCTGCCCGGCGTCATCAGCGGCTGGGCGCTCGCCTTCATCCAGTCTTTCGACGATCTCACCATGACCGTCTTTCTCGCGGCACCCGGCACCGAGACGCTGCCGGTGCGCATGTTCCTCTACATCCAGGACAACATCGATCCGCTGGTGACGTCGGTCTCGGCCTGCGTGATCGCGATCACCATGACCGCCCTCATTCTGCTCGACCGCTTCTACGGGCTCGACCGCGTGCTCGCCGGCAAGGGTGGCGATACCGGACGATAG
- a CDS encoding NAD(P)/FAD-dependent oxidoreductase yields the protein MSRDYDVAVVGGGLLGSAIAWGLGRLGKSVAVLDEGDITKRASRANFALVWVQSKGLGMPAYTVWTVQASHAWGRLASELKQQTGLDVSLQQNGGFHLTLGEDEFGQRTELVKRMHNQVGAADYKMEMLRPSDIKKALPLIGPEVSGGSYCPLDGHVNSLRTFRAFHTGFKAFGIDYFPERPVSAITKSGGEFRLATPKGELRAAKIVLAAGNANQTLAPMVGLYAPMGPTRGQIVVTERTMPFLPHPLTTIRQTDEGTVMIGDSKEDELDERTMKPSISGVMADRAQRMFPHLSRLNVVRSWAGIRVMPQDGFPIYDQSETHPGAFVACCHSGVTLASNHAFEIARMVAQGALEPELVGAFSASRFGGTSAANKSGY from the coding sequence ATGTCCAGGGACTATGACGTCGCCGTCGTCGGCGGCGGATTGCTCGGCTCCGCCATTGCCTGGGGCCTCGGCCGGCTCGGCAAGAGTGTGGCCGTGCTCGACGAAGGCGACATCACCAAGCGCGCCTCCCGCGCGAACTTTGCGCTGGTCTGGGTTCAGAGCAAGGGGCTCGGCATGCCCGCCTATACGGTCTGGACGGTGCAGGCCTCGCACGCGTGGGGGCGGCTTGCGTCCGAGCTGAAGCAGCAGACCGGCCTGGATGTCTCGTTGCAGCAGAACGGCGGCTTTCATCTGACGCTCGGCGAGGACGAATTCGGTCAGCGCACCGAGCTCGTCAAGCGCATGCACAACCAGGTCGGCGCCGCCGACTACAAGATGGAGATGTTGCGGCCCTCCGACATCAAGAAGGCGCTGCCGCTGATCGGCCCAGAGGTCTCCGGCGGCAGCTATTGTCCGCTCGATGGTCACGTCAATTCGCTGCGCACCTTCCGCGCCTTCCACACCGGTTTCAAGGCGTTCGGCATCGACTATTTCCCGGAGCGCCCGGTCTCGGCGATCACCAAGAGCGGCGGCGAATTCCGCCTGGCCACGCCGAAGGGCGAGCTGCGCGCCGCCAAAATCGTGCTCGCCGCGGGCAATGCCAACCAGACGCTGGCGCCGATGGTCGGCCTCTACGCGCCGATGGGCCCGACCCGCGGCCAGATCGTGGTGACCGAGCGCACCATGCCGTTCCTGCCGCATCCGCTGACCACGATCCGTCAGACCGACGAGGGCACGGTGATGATCGGCGACAGCAAGGAAGACGAGCTCGATGAACGGACGATGAAGCCTTCGATCAGCGGTGTGATGGCCGATCGCGCCCAGCGCATGTTCCCGCATCTGTCGCGGCTCAACGTGGTCAGGAGCTGGGCCGGCATCCGCGTCATGCCGCAGGACGGCTTTCCGATCTACGACCAGTCGGAGACGCACCCCGGCGCCTTCGTCGCCTGCTGCCATTCCGGCGTGACGCTCGCCTCCAACCACGCCTTCGAGATTGCCCGCATGGTCGCGCAAGGCGCGCTCGAGCCGGAGCTGGTCGGCGCGTTCTCGGCCAGCCGGTTTGGCGGCACGAGCGCGGCGAACAAGAGCGGCTATTAA
- a CDS encoding (2Fe-2S)-binding protein produces MFKRSEQDKRPQVQIFVDGVAVAARQGDTVSAALLASDRDARRSTAVSGAPRLPYCMMGVCFDCLVTIDGVGNRQGCLVPVAEGMQIEIQKGKREIGR; encoded by the coding sequence ATGTTCAAGAGATCCGAACAGGACAAGCGCCCTCAGGTGCAGATCTTCGTCGACGGCGTCGCCGTCGCGGCGCGCCAGGGTGACACCGTCTCCGCCGCGTTGCTGGCCTCGGACCGCGACGCGCGGCGATCCACCGCGGTGAGCGGCGCGCCGCGTCTGCCCTACTGCATGATGGGTGTGTGCTTCGACTGCCTCGTCACCATCGACGGTGTCGGCAACCGCCAGGGCTGCCTCGTGCCCGTCGCCGAGGGCATGCAGATCGAGATCCAGAAGGGCAAGCGGGAGATCGGACGATGA
- a CDS encoding NAD(P)/FAD-dependent oxidoreductase, with protein MSVAPKREDYDVVVIGAGPAGLAAAATSAEAGLSTLLLDENIGPGGQVFRAIASTPVTDRNQLGADYWVGADLVQSLRASDAEVIHRATVWSLDRNLDIAVSIGGASAFVKAKRVILATGALERPFPIPGWTLPGVMTAGAAQTMLKSSALVPDGRTVIAGQGPLLWLLAAQILRLGGRIDRILDTTERGNYFAALPHAFAFLTSPYFAKGLSMMREVKAKVQVISGVTELAAAGDGQLASVSYVAGGKRETIPADLLLLHQGVVPNVNLAMAAGVEHRWDDLQLCWSPVLDASGNSSVAGIAIAGDGAGIGGANAAVVRGRIAARAAVEALAPAAAAKLPAMATLRSDLAKAERGRVFLDTLFRPSPQFRIPSGDTIVCRCEEVTAKDVLDSVAIGATGPNQLKAYRRTGMGPCQGRLCGLTVTELMAQARGKTPQEIGYYRLRAPVKPITLAELAAVPKSEADVKAVVRG; from the coding sequence ATGAGCGTGGCTCCCAAGCGCGAAGACTACGACGTCGTGGTGATCGGCGCCGGCCCTGCCGGCCTCGCTGCCGCTGCGACCTCCGCCGAAGCCGGTCTTTCGACGCTGCTGCTCGACGAGAATATCGGACCCGGCGGCCAGGTGTTCCGCGCCATCGCCTCGACGCCCGTGACCGACCGCAACCAGCTCGGTGCCGATTATTGGGTTGGTGCAGATCTCGTGCAGTCGCTGCGCGCGAGCGATGCCGAGGTGATCCACCGCGCGACGGTCTGGAGTCTCGACCGCAACCTCGACATCGCCGTCTCGATCGGCGGCGCGTCCGCCTTCGTCAAGGCAAAGCGCGTGATCCTCGCGACCGGCGCGCTGGAGCGGCCGTTTCCGATTCCTGGCTGGACGTTGCCGGGCGTGATGACGGCGGGCGCGGCGCAGACCATGCTCAAGTCGTCGGCACTGGTGCCGGACGGACGCACCGTGATCGCGGGGCAGGGACCGCTGCTCTGGCTGCTCGCCGCGCAGATTCTGCGCCTCGGCGGCCGCATCGACCGCATTCTCGACACTACCGAGCGCGGCAATTACTTTGCGGCGCTGCCTCATGCCTTCGCCTTTCTGACCTCGCCCTATTTCGCCAAGGGCCTGTCGATGATGCGCGAGGTCAAGGCCAAGGTGCAGGTCATCTCGGGCGTCACTGAGCTCGCTGCGGCCGGGGACGGCCAACTCGCCAGCGTCAGCTATGTCGCGGGCGGCAAACGCGAGACAATCCCTGCGGATCTCCTGCTCCTGCATCAGGGAGTCGTGCCCAACGTCAATCTGGCGATGGCGGCTGGTGTCGAGCATCGCTGGGACGATCTGCAATTGTGCTGGTCGCCCGTGCTGGACGCGAGCGGCAATTCGTCGGTCGCCGGCATCGCGATCGCCGGTGACGGCGCTGGCATCGGCGGCGCGAATGCGGCCGTGGTGCGCGGTCGTATCGCGGCTCGTGCTGCTGTGGAAGCACTCGCGCCCGCAGCCGCGGCGAAGCTCCCCGCGATGGCGACGCTCCGTTCCGATCTCGCCAAGGCCGAACGCGGCCGCGTCTTCCTCGACACGCTGTTCCGCCCGTCACCGCAGTTCCGCATTCCCTCGGGCGACACCATCGTCTGCCGTTGCGAAGAGGTGACGGCCAAGGACGTGCTCGACTCCGTGGCGATCGGCGCGACCGGTCCGAACCAGCTCAAGGCCTATCGCCGCACCGGCATGGGCCCGTGCCAGGGCCGGCTCTGCGGCCTCACCGTCACCGAGCTGATGGCGCAGGCACGCGGCAAGACTCCGCAGGAGATCGGCTATTACCGGCTGCGTGCGCCGGTCAAACCGATCACGCTCGCCGAGCTCGCCGCCGTCCCGAAGAGCGAGGCGGACGTCAAGGCCGTGGTGCGCGGATGA